One region of Anaeromyxobacter paludicola genomic DNA includes:
- a CDS encoding MinD/ParA family protein: MDQANTLRELVERSPQGANPLRVIAVTSGKGGVGKTHIVANLAVLAARMGRRVLLLDGDLGLANSDIVLGMTTQYHLGHLLDGTIDAEHVLAEGPHGIRVLGASSGVQELTVLDDAQKLRLLSALDPLDSKFDLVLIDCGAGIGDNVLFFAGAAQEAILVVSPEPTSLTDAYATVKVLSQRAGVDHFQVLVNPMPTEAHGREIFSKLSRVTDRFLQARLSFLGHIPRDENLQRALMAQRPVVDLYPRSPASRALEAICDRLLASRPQAQLQGGLKFLWQRLLRESGGPAAG, from the coding sequence GTGGATCAAGCCAATACGCTGCGCGAGCTGGTGGAGCGCTCCCCCCAGGGAGCCAACCCGCTGCGCGTCATCGCCGTGACGAGCGGCAAGGGCGGCGTCGGCAAGACGCACATCGTCGCGAACCTGGCGGTGCTGGCCGCGCGGATGGGGCGGCGGGTGCTCCTGCTCGACGGCGACCTCGGCCTCGCCAACTCGGACATCGTGCTCGGGATGACCACGCAGTACCACCTCGGCCACCTGCTCGACGGCACCATCGACGCCGAGCACGTCCTGGCCGAGGGGCCGCACGGGATCCGGGTGCTCGGCGCCTCGAGCGGCGTCCAGGAGCTGACGGTCCTCGACGACGCGCAGAAGCTCCGGCTGCTCTCGGCGCTCGACCCGCTCGACAGCAAGTTCGACCTCGTGCTCATCGACTGCGGCGCCGGCATCGGCGACAACGTGCTCTTCTTCGCGGGCGCGGCCCAGGAGGCCATCCTGGTGGTCTCGCCGGAGCCGACCTCGCTCACCGACGCGTACGCCACGGTGAAGGTGCTCTCGCAGCGGGCGGGCGTGGACCACTTCCAGGTGCTCGTCAACCCCATGCCCACCGAGGCGCACGGCCGCGAGATCTTCTCCAAGCTCTCCCGCGTCACCGACCGCTTCCTGCAGGCGCGGCTGTCGTTCCTCGGCCACATCCCGCGGGACGAGAACCTCCAGCGGGCGCTCATGGCGCAGCGGCCGGTGGTGGACCTCTACCCCCGCTCCCCGGCCAGCCGCGCCCTCGAGGCGATCTGCGACCGGCTCCTCGCCTCCCGTCCCCAGGCGCAGCTCCAGGGCGGCCTCAAGTTCCTCTGGCAGCGGCTGCTGCGCGAGTCGGGGGGGCCGGCGGCCGGCTGA
- a CDS encoding flagellar basal body L-ring protein FlgH, producing the protein MKRLAPLLLALAAGCAAQTHIGEYKPKRREYESPPAAASDKEASPGSLWRDGRSASLLFTDARALRENDLVVVKVEEIADAKRSADTELTHNSQIAAFAALMKAQGVATTTPQLSIESSVQNGFTGDGSTGRTERFVATVPAIVRKVLPNGNLFVEGHRVILVNAEEHHFYISGVVRPIDIDGDNSVKSSMVADAEIEFTGRGILTDNQKQGWFQRWFGWIWPF; encoded by the coding sequence GTGAAGCGCCTCGCGCCCCTCCTCCTCGCCCTCGCGGCGGGCTGCGCCGCGCAGACCCACATCGGCGAGTACAAGCCCAAGCGGCGCGAGTACGAGTCGCCGCCGGCCGCCGCCAGCGACAAGGAGGCCTCGCCCGGCAGCCTCTGGCGCGACGGCCGCTCCGCCTCGCTCCTCTTCACCGACGCCCGCGCGCTGCGCGAGAACGACCTCGTGGTGGTCAAGGTGGAGGAGATCGCCGACGCCAAGCGGAGCGCCGACACCGAGCTCACCCACAACTCCCAGATCGCCGCCTTCGCCGCGCTGATGAAGGCGCAGGGGGTCGCCACCACCACCCCGCAGCTCTCCATCGAGAGCAGCGTCCAGAACGGCTTCACCGGCGACGGCAGCACCGGCCGCACCGAGCGGTTCGTGGCCACGGTCCCCGCCATCGTCCGCAAGGTGCTCCCGAACGGCAACCTCTTCGTCGAGGGGCACCGGGTCATCCTGGTCAACGCGGAGGAGCACCACTTCTACATCTCGGGCGTGGTCCGCCCCATCGACATCGACGGCGACAACAGCGTGAAGAGCTCGATGGTGGCCGACGCCGAGATCGAGTTCACCGGCCGCGGGATCCTCACCGACAACCAGAAGCAGGGGTGGTTCCAGAGGTGGTTCGGCTGGATCTGGCCCTTCTGA
- a CDS encoding glycosyltransferase family 2 protein, protein MSRPRLSLCLLVRDEAELLPRFLAAARGLWDELVAVDTGSSDATPALLAAAGARVLRRPWTGDFAAGRNAGLEVARGEWIAWLDPDELVSPALVAEARRALADPAAGAASLRMRNHLPHGHVREARLLRLFRADPAIRFRHAIHEDVGPDVAAMLARTGRRRVDLEGAVEHLGYVRARAAAKDKKARDVAILDACVARDPGDLYAWFKLLEQARFWGDRALWHARAAPGLAAAERDPAALARAHFGGEWLVLLSEGLHPGDPAAQHRFLALRERAVPRAAPLLLRLGELEERLGRAAEAARRFEACLALAPETEQVQLATVRPTLGLARLALGRGDLPAARRRVDAAASAAPHDPEALVAAASLARIAGGAPAAARFAEEHAARHGESEELLQALGEAALLAGDAAGACAPLARVAGDPPRGRGALRLAQALFAAGEVARAREACAAVLAELPEAALGILTCDLALGRDSALEVELGPAEAEAALRGWAAVSRLAPAPVRAALALRAEAVAEPFPWFAAAVR, encoded by the coding sequence GTGAGCCGGCCGCGCCTCTCGCTCTGCCTGCTGGTCCGGGACGAGGCGGAGCTCCTGCCCCGCTTCCTCGCCGCGGCGCGCGGGCTCTGGGACGAGCTCGTGGCCGTGGACACCGGCTCCTCCGACGCCACCCCCGCCCTCCTCGCCGCGGCCGGCGCGCGGGTGCTGCGGCGGCCCTGGACCGGCGACTTCGCCGCCGGCCGCAACGCCGGGCTCGAGGTGGCGCGCGGAGAGTGGATCGCCTGGCTCGACCCCGACGAGCTGGTCTCGCCGGCGCTGGTGGCGGAGGCGCGGCGCGCGCTCGCCGATCCCGCCGCCGGGGCCGCCTCCCTGCGCATGCGCAACCACCTCCCGCACGGGCACGTGCGCGAGGCCCGGCTGCTGCGCCTCTTCCGCGCCGACCCGGCCATCCGCTTCCGGCACGCCATCCACGAGGACGTGGGCCCCGACGTGGCCGCCATGCTGGCGCGCACCGGGCGCCGCCGGGTGGACCTCGAGGGGGCGGTCGAGCACCTCGGCTACGTGCGCGCCCGCGCCGCCGCCAAGGACAAGAAGGCGCGCGACGTCGCCATCCTCGACGCCTGCGTGGCGCGGGACCCGGGCGACCTGTACGCCTGGTTCAAGCTGCTCGAGCAGGCGCGCTTCTGGGGCGATCGGGCGCTCTGGCACGCCCGCGCCGCGCCGGGGCTCGCCGCCGCCGAGCGCGACCCCGCCGCGCTCGCCCGGGCGCACTTCGGCGGCGAGTGGCTGGTGCTCCTCTCCGAGGGGCTCCACCCCGGCGACCCGGCCGCGCAGCACCGCTTCCTCGCCCTCCGCGAGCGCGCCGTCCCGCGCGCCGCCCCGCTGCTGCTGCGGCTCGGCGAGCTCGAGGAGCGGCTCGGCCGCGCCGCCGAGGCCGCCCGGCGCTTCGAGGCCTGCCTCGCCCTCGCCCCCGAGACCGAGCAGGTGCAGCTCGCGACGGTGCGGCCGACGCTCGGGCTGGCGCGCCTCGCGCTCGGGCGCGGCGACCTCCCGGCGGCCCGCCGCCGGGTGGACGCCGCCGCCTCGGCCGCGCCGCACGACCCCGAGGCCCTCGTCGCCGCGGCGAGCCTGGCCCGGATCGCCGGCGGCGCGCCGGCGGCCGCCCGCTTCGCGGAGGAGCACGCCGCCCGGCACGGCGAGTCGGAGGAGCTCCTGCAGGCGCTCGGCGAGGCGGCCCTCCTCGCCGGGGACGCGGCGGGCGCGTGCGCGCCGCTGGCGCGGGTGGCGGGGGATCCCCCTCGCGGCCGCGGCGCGCTCCGCCTGGCCCAGGCGCTCTTCGCGGCGGGCGAGGTCGCGCGCGCCCGCGAGGCCTGCGCGGCGGTGCTCGCCGAGCTGCCCGAGGCGGCGCTCGGGATCCTGACCTGCGATCTCGCGCTCGGGCGCGACAGCGCGCTCGAGGTGGAGCTCGGGCCGGCGGAGGCGGAGGCGGCGCTGCGCGGCTGGGCCGCGGTCTCCCGGCTCGCCCCGGCGCCGGTGCGAGCCGCGCTCGCGCTCCGGGCCGAGGCGGTGGCGGAGCCGTTCCCCTGGTTCGCCGCCGCGGTCCGCTGA
- the flhF gene encoding flagellar biosynthesis protein FlhF has product MYQPSRRTAPPPNATVRTFRAADTASALAAVKAALGPDAVILDTRSVDRGLFRRPEVEVTAGLELPEAGLSAVPAAPALPQRPSPAVLAPAADAPAPLARPAAELPAPVEVRPAPAFPPAPAPVPAARPPRPALRGFGADEPFPEEPPAGAEELGEDEMADGLRRSFEEARRALALMARRARASGKPRLPPGAQSVEKHLLDCGVDPALAEELVTAAVAAGGGRKAAVLARVRTALEGRLPVAPAPWLAPGRQVIAFVGPTGVGKTTTLAKVAARALLESRKRIALLTVDTYRIGACDQLARYGEIMGVPVLVARDRTELARAMERVGQADMVLVDTAGRSSIEDVERQTDLVRSVPGIELHLVASAAAGGRQLAAVGDRYRAIQPDRLVFTKLDEAAGPGGILALAARVDRPVACIADGQRVPEDLHAFDSAKLVELVLTSPEGALR; this is encoded by the coding sequence GTGTACCAGCCGAGCCGCCGCACCGCCCCGCCCCCGAACGCCACCGTGCGGACCTTCCGCGCCGCCGACACCGCCTCGGCGCTCGCCGCCGTCAAGGCCGCGCTCGGCCCGGACGCGGTGATCCTCGACACGCGCAGCGTGGACCGCGGGCTGTTCCGCCGCCCCGAGGTCGAGGTGACCGCCGGGCTCGAGCTGCCCGAGGCCGGCCTCTCCGCCGTCCCGGCCGCCCCCGCCCTCCCGCAGCGCCCGTCGCCGGCCGTGCTCGCCCCGGCCGCCGACGCGCCGGCGCCGCTCGCGCGCCCCGCCGCCGAGCTCCCCGCTCCCGTCGAGGTGCGGCCGGCCCCCGCCTTCCCGCCCGCGCCCGCGCCGGTCCCCGCCGCCCGCCCGCCCCGTCCCGCCCTGCGCGGGTTCGGCGCCGACGAGCCCTTCCCCGAGGAGCCGCCGGCCGGCGCCGAGGAGCTCGGCGAGGACGAGATGGCCGACGGGCTCCGCCGCTCCTTCGAGGAGGCCCGCCGCGCCCTCGCCCTCATGGCCCGGCGCGCCCGCGCCTCCGGCAAGCCGCGCCTCCCCCCCGGCGCCCAGTCGGTCGAGAAGCACCTCCTGGACTGCGGCGTGGACCCGGCGCTCGCCGAGGAGCTCGTGACCGCGGCGGTGGCCGCCGGCGGCGGCCGCAAGGCGGCGGTGCTCGCCCGCGTGCGGACGGCGCTCGAGGGCCGGCTGCCGGTCGCGCCCGCCCCCTGGCTCGCCCCCGGGCGCCAGGTCATCGCCTTCGTCGGCCCGACCGGCGTCGGCAAGACCACCACCCTCGCCAAGGTGGCGGCCCGGGCGCTGCTCGAGTCGCGCAAGCGGATCGCGCTCCTCACCGTGGACACCTACCGCATCGGCGCCTGCGACCAGCTCGCCCGGTACGGCGAGATCATGGGGGTCCCGGTGCTCGTGGCCCGCGACCGCACCGAGCTCGCCCGCGCCATGGAGCGGGTCGGCCAGGCCGACATGGTGCTGGTGGACACGGCCGGCCGCTCCTCCATCGAGGACGTGGAGCGCCAGACCGACCTGGTCCGGAGCGTGCCCGGGATCGAGCTCCACCTGGTGGCGAGCGCCGCCGCCGGGGGCCGGCAGCTCGCCGCCGTGGGCGACCGCTACCGCGCCATCCAGCCGGACCGGCTGGTGTTCACGAAACTCGACGAGGCGGCGGGCCCTGGCGGTATCCTCGCGCTCGCCGCGCGGGTGGACCGGCCCGTGGCGTGCATCGCCGACGGTCAGCGGGTCCCCGAGGACCTGCACGCCTTCGACTCGGCGAAGCTGGTGGAGCTGGTGCTGACCTCGCCCGAGGGAGCGCTCCGATGA
- the flhA gene encoding flagellar biosynthesis protein FlhA: MSAAAPAPSARGEILLAGAVLAVVGILIVPVPPVFLDLFLALSIGLAVLMLLIALGLTRALDFSVFPSLLLIVTLFRLALNVATTRLILLHGGEGPSAAGHLIETFGRFAVGGSLVVGLVIFLILLVVNFAVITKGAGRVSEVAARFTLDAMPGKQMSIDADLAAGIIDDREARTRREQLAAESEFFGAMDGASKFVRGDAMAGLAITGINIVGGLVAGLLRDHIPLAQAAETYTLLTVGDGLVSQIPALLVSTGAGILVTRAAGANLSSQMGSQLLGKPRVLAIAAGVLGLIGLLPGMPLAAFGTVGGVLYLLSRRAQGAAAEAAAGAARPRPEAAKATDRLQDLLAMETLELEVGYGLLSLIDLAKGGELPGRVTALRRQTASDLGIVLPSVHLRDNLRLDASAYRVMLRGLEIGRGVAHADRLMALDPQGGTPPIDGLPGQDPAFGLPAIWILPSDRARAESMGLTLVDAASVITTHLTELLRRNAHELVGRQEVQELLAVCGKEAPKLVEDTVPGVVTLGELVRVLRGLLREGLSVRDLRTILEAVGDAAPRSKETAFLVEQARRRLSRQITGRLAGPDGVVHALTLDRGTEEVLRQSLGAADGEAALAPDLETARRLVASLEAQASRLNAAGQPVVVLAPADLRRPLFDFAARFVPDLWVVTARELVPGTTVQPAGTIQSALQLSAA; the protein is encoded by the coding sequence GTGAGCGCCGCCGCCCCCGCCCCGAGCGCCCGCGGCGAGATCCTGCTCGCCGGCGCCGTCCTGGCCGTGGTCGGGATCCTCATCGTCCCGGTCCCGCCGGTCTTCCTCGACCTCTTCCTCGCCCTCAGCATCGGCCTCGCCGTGCTGATGCTGCTCATCGCCCTCGGCCTCACCCGGGCGCTCGACTTCTCGGTCTTCCCGTCGCTGCTCCTCATCGTCACGCTGTTCCGGCTGGCGCTGAACGTCGCCACCACCCGGCTCATCCTGCTCCACGGCGGCGAGGGGCCGAGCGCGGCGGGCCACCTCATCGAGACCTTCGGCCGCTTCGCGGTCGGCGGCAGCCTGGTGGTCGGGCTCGTCATCTTCCTCATCCTGCTGGTGGTGAACTTCGCCGTCATCACCAAGGGCGCGGGGCGCGTCTCGGAGGTCGCGGCCCGCTTCACCCTCGACGCCATGCCCGGCAAGCAGATGTCGATCGACGCCGACCTCGCCGCCGGCATCATCGACGACCGGGAGGCGCGCACCCGCCGCGAGCAGCTCGCCGCCGAGTCCGAGTTCTTCGGCGCCATGGACGGCGCGAGCAAGTTCGTCCGCGGCGACGCCATGGCCGGCCTCGCCATCACCGGCATCAACATCGTCGGCGGCCTCGTGGCCGGCCTGCTGCGCGACCACATCCCGCTGGCGCAGGCCGCCGAGACCTACACCCTCCTCACCGTGGGCGACGGCCTCGTCTCCCAGATCCCGGCGCTGCTCGTCTCCACCGGCGCCGGCATCCTCGTCACCCGCGCCGCCGGCGCCAACCTCTCCTCGCAGATGGGGTCGCAGCTCCTCGGGAAGCCCCGGGTGCTCGCCATCGCCGCCGGCGTGCTCGGCCTCATCGGCCTGCTCCCCGGCATGCCGCTCGCGGCCTTCGGCACCGTGGGCGGAGTGCTCTACCTCCTCTCCCGCCGCGCCCAGGGGGCCGCCGCCGAGGCCGCCGCCGGCGCCGCCCGGCCCCGCCCCGAGGCGGCCAAGGCCACCGACCGGCTCCAGGACCTGCTCGCGATGGAGACCCTCGAGCTCGAGGTCGGATACGGCCTGCTCTCGCTCATCGACCTCGCCAAGGGCGGTGAGCTGCCAGGGCGCGTGACCGCCCTGCGCCGCCAGACGGCGAGCGACCTCGGGATCGTGCTGCCCTCGGTGCACCTGCGCGACAACCTGCGCCTCGACGCCAGCGCCTACCGCGTGATGCTGCGCGGCCTCGAGATCGGGCGCGGCGTGGCCCACGCCGACCGGCTCATGGCCCTCGACCCGCAGGGCGGCACGCCGCCCATCGACGGCCTCCCCGGCCAGGACCCGGCCTTCGGGCTCCCGGCCATCTGGATCCTCCCGAGCGACCGCGCCCGCGCCGAGTCGATGGGCCTCACCCTGGTGGACGCCGCCTCGGTCATCACCACCCACCTCACCGAGCTGCTCCGGCGCAACGCCCACGAGCTGGTCGGCCGGCAGGAGGTCCAGGAGCTCCTGGCGGTCTGCGGCAAGGAGGCGCCGAAGCTGGTGGAGGACACGGTGCCCGGCGTCGTCACCCTGGGCGAGCTGGTGCGGGTCCTCCGCGGGCTCCTGCGCGAGGGGCTGTCGGTCCGCGACCTGCGCACCATCCTCGAGGCGGTGGGCGACGCCGCCCCGCGCAGCAAGGAGACCGCCTTCCTGGTGGAGCAGGCGCGCCGCCGGCTCTCGCGCCAGATCACCGGCCGGCTCGCCGGCCCGGACGGCGTGGTGCACGCCCTCACCCTCGACCGCGGCACCGAGGAGGTGCTGCGGCAGAGCCTCGGCGCCGCCGACGGGGAGGCGGCGCTCGCGCCCGACCTCGAGACCGCGCGCCGCCTGGTGGCCTCGCTCGAGGCGCAGGCCTCCCGGCTCAACGCCGCCGGCCAGCCGGTGGTGGTCCTCGCCCCCGCCGACCTGCGCCGTCCGCTCTTCGACTTCGCCGCCCGCTTCGTCCCCGACCTCTGGGTGGTGACCGCCCGCGAGCTCGTCCCCGGCACCACCGTGCAGCCCGCCGGGACCATCCAGTCCGCCCTGCAGCTGAGCGCCGCCTGA
- a CDS encoding flagellar export protein FliJ gives MAAPKTRLDKLVKLRDRSEETALAHLARAQASLSRARENLEGALTRARSDERSAGQAALWMLVEAAHTRDLHGVRIAEQAVASAADGEARARASYGDARQQAEVVRRIADRKRAELVKEEERRERKVLDELATIRFGTARAGRS, from the coding sequence ATGGCGGCGCCCAAGACGCGACTCGACAAGCTGGTGAAGCTCCGCGATCGCTCGGAGGAGACCGCGCTCGCGCACCTCGCGCGCGCGCAGGCCAGCCTGAGCCGCGCCCGCGAGAACCTGGAGGGCGCGCTCACGCGGGCCCGCTCCGACGAGCGGAGCGCGGGCCAGGCGGCGCTCTGGATGCTCGTCGAGGCCGCGCACACGCGGGACCTCCACGGCGTGCGGATCGCCGAGCAGGCGGTGGCCTCGGCCGCCGACGGCGAGGCGCGCGCCCGGGCGAGCTACGGCGACGCGCGGCAGCAGGCCGAGGTGGTGCGGCGCATCGCCGACCGGAAGCGGGCCGAGCTCGTGAAGGAGGAGGAGCGGCGCGAGCGCAAGGTGCTCGACGAGCTCGCCACCATCCGCTTCGGGACCGCGCGCGCGGGGCGGAGCTAG
- the flgG gene encoding flagellar basal-body rod protein FlgG, translating to MLRSLYTAATGMDAQQLKMDTIAHNLANANTTGFKKVSAQFEDLLSETLRVASPTDARGGTSSPSPLQVGLGVRAGSTSRSLSQGDLVQTGNPLDVAIQGNGFFRVQQAGGEPAYTRAGNFRVDASGKLVTPNGQQIEPGITVPPETTAVTIKADGTVLATLPNQTAPSEVGQLELYSFPNPGGLEALGGNLLKSTAASGEATGARPGEQGLGTLSQGYLESANVKAVEEMIDMISTQRAYELNSKVIQTADQMLQRLSQVR from the coding sequence ATGCTCCGCTCCCTCTACACCGCCGCCACCGGCATGGACGCCCAGCAGCTCAAGATGGACACCATCGCCCACAACCTCGCCAACGCGAACACCACCGGCTTCAAGAAGGTGTCGGCGCAGTTCGAGGACCTGCTCTCGGAGACGCTGCGGGTCGCCTCGCCCACCGACGCCCGCGGCGGCACCTCCTCGCCGTCGCCGCTGCAGGTGGGCCTCGGCGTCCGGGCCGGCAGCACCTCCCGCTCGCTCTCGCAGGGCGACCTGGTCCAGACCGGGAACCCGCTCGACGTGGCGATCCAGGGCAACGGCTTCTTCCGCGTGCAGCAGGCGGGCGGCGAGCCGGCCTACACCCGCGCCGGCAACTTCCGGGTGGACGCGTCGGGCAAGCTGGTCACGCCCAACGGCCAGCAGATCGAGCCGGGCATCACCGTGCCGCCGGAGACCACCGCCGTCACCATCAAGGCCGACGGGACGGTGCTCGCGACGCTCCCGAACCAGACCGCGCCCTCCGAGGTCGGCCAGCTCGAGCTCTACAGCTTCCCCAACCCGGGCGGCCTCGAGGCGCTCGGCGGCAACCTGCTCAAGTCCACCGCCGCCTCCGGCGAGGCCACCGGCGCCCGCCCCGGCGAGCAGGGGCTCGGGACGCTGTCGCAGGGCTACCTCGAGTCCGCCAACGTAAAGGCGGTGGAGGAGATGATCGACATGATCTCCACCCAGCGCGCCTACGAGCTCAACTCGAAGGTGATCCAGACCGCCGACCAGATGCTGCAGCGCCTCAGCCAGGTCCGGTGA
- a CDS encoding flagellar hook-basal body complex protein, with translation MSDGLYVSMCGATARSDQLDAIADNLANAQTPGFRPSRPAFESFLPAGGAPDKVYAAAVGTGVSLKPGPAVRTGNPLDVYPEDGAFLAVRGADGATAYTRDGRMTLDAERRLTAGGRLVLSTRGEPITVPPERTATVDRDGVVRAGDLELGEVARVQLQGPADRLGPSVVVPAPGGTASPVSAPLRGGEVELGTGSALEGMVELISAQRQFDSSMQALQTYRQLDQRSTDVGRVR, from the coding sequence ATGTCTGACGGTCTCTACGTGAGCATGTGCGGCGCGACGGCGCGGTCGGATCAGCTCGACGCGATCGCCGACAACCTCGCCAACGCCCAGACGCCGGGGTTCCGCCCCTCGCGCCCGGCGTTCGAGTCGTTCCTGCCGGCCGGCGGCGCGCCCGACAAGGTCTACGCGGCCGCGGTCGGGACGGGCGTGAGCCTGAAGCCCGGCCCGGCGGTGCGCACCGGCAACCCGCTCGACGTCTACCCCGAGGACGGCGCCTTCCTGGCGGTCCGCGGCGCCGACGGCGCCACCGCCTACACCCGCGACGGCCGGATGACGCTCGACGCCGAGCGGCGCCTCACCGCCGGCGGCCGGCTCGTGCTCTCCACCCGCGGCGAGCCCATCACCGTGCCGCCCGAGCGCACCGCCACCGTGGATCGGGACGGGGTGGTGCGGGCCGGCGACCTCGAGCTGGGCGAGGTCGCCCGCGTGCAGCTGCAGGGGCCGGCGGACCGGCTCGGCCCCTCCGTCGTCGTCCCCGCGCCCGGCGGAACCGCGAGCCCCGTGAGCGCCCCGCTCCGCGGCGGCGAGGTCGAGCTCGGCACCGGCAGCGCGCTCGAGGGGATGGTCGAGCTCATCTCGGCGCAGCGGCAGTTCGACTCGTCCATGCAGGCCCTCCAGACCTACCGCCAGCTCGACCAGCGCTCCACCGACGTGGGCCGCGTCCGCTAG
- a CDS encoding sigma-70 family RNA polymerase sigma factor encodes MHLAHARYAAAGAEEGALIARHAALIDRAARRLAARTGGAVSADDLWSVGALGLLEAARRFDPAQNVRFESFAEHRIRGAMRDEMRRMDHLPRRLRARTEELGRARAQLTKDLQREPTSDEVAAALGLAVDEADGLAGLEQPVLPMTYELEGVSEERADDLVDRAQLRGRLACAVGQLPERLQLVLSLHYVEGLTYREIAQVLEVSEPRVCQLHSEAVRKVRGLLAGEDGDEGP; translated from the coding sequence ATGCACCTCGCCCACGCACGCTACGCCGCCGCCGGCGCCGAGGAGGGGGCGCTCATCGCGCGCCACGCGGCGCTCATCGACCGCGCAGCGCGGCGGCTCGCCGCCCGCACCGGCGGGGCCGTGAGCGCCGACGACCTCTGGAGCGTGGGCGCGCTCGGCCTGCTCGAGGCGGCCCGGCGCTTCGACCCGGCCCAGAACGTCCGCTTCGAGAGCTTCGCCGAGCACCGGATCCGCGGCGCCATGCGCGACGAGATGCGCCGCATGGACCACCTGCCCCGGCGCCTGCGCGCCCGGACCGAGGAGCTCGGGCGGGCCCGGGCGCAGCTCACGAAGGACCTGCAGCGCGAGCCGACCTCCGACGAGGTCGCCGCCGCGCTGGGGCTCGCGGTGGACGAGGCCGACGGGCTCGCCGGGCTGGAGCAGCCGGTGCTCCCCATGACCTACGAGCTCGAGGGCGTGAGCGAGGAGCGGGCCGACGACCTCGTGGACCGGGCGCAGCTGCGCGGCCGGCTGGCGTGCGCCGTCGGGCAGCTCCCGGAGCGGCTCCAGCTCGTGCTCTCGCTCCACTACGTCGAGGGGCTCACCTACCGCGAGATCGCGCAGGTGCTCGAGGTGAGCGAGCCGCGGGTCTGCCAGCTCCACTCCGAGGCGGTGCGCAAGGTGCGCGGGCTCCTCGCGGGCGAGGACGGCGACGAGGGGCCGTGA